A DNA window from Candidatus Methylomirabilota bacterium contains the following coding sequences:
- a CDS encoding acyl-CoA dehydratase activase-related protein: MPRVLNMWSTHQFWCGLFGALGIDRRNLVFSADTSEEQGRQFGKGRGTVDCCYPVKCIAGHYGELVFGQREKLDIVFSPMIYTVPSMLSGHVARTLTCPRVMAAPENIKGGFIKERDVFVEQGIRYVTPFVSLDEPKLVAKQLFEGGLREAIPGLTPSEMARAVEAGFLALRAFNNSLRKKSREVLEWCARENRACLLVLARPYHMDPGIGHEIEGDLQAYGYPVLWAQYFPTDPDLLEWAFGEDLRAGIIKSPFDIHDVWPSSYSANTNEILWGAKVAARIPWVACVVRLSSYECGMDQPTYTPVQQIVERSGTLFFSFQDLDSTKPAGSVKIRVETITHYLEKYAAAIIEKKKAAMPPGCPLPSQAAEKGPSASLAPSTAGST, encoded by the coding sequence ATCCCCCGCGTCCTCAACATGTGGTCCACGCACCAGTTCTGGTGCGGGCTGTTCGGCGCGCTGGGGATCGACCGGCGCAACCTCGTCTTCTCGGCGGACACCTCCGAGGAACAGGGGCGGCAGTTCGGCAAGGGCCGCGGCACCGTGGACTGCTGCTATCCCGTCAAGTGCATCGCCGGGCACTACGGCGAGCTGGTCTTCGGCCAGCGCGAAAAGCTCGACATCGTGTTCTCGCCCATGATCTACACGGTGCCCTCCATGCTGTCCGGTCACGTGGCCCGCACCCTCACCTGCCCGCGCGTCATGGCGGCGCCGGAGAACATCAAGGGCGGCTTCATCAAGGAGCGCGACGTCTTCGTCGAGCAGGGCATTCGCTACGTCACGCCCTTCGTCTCGCTCGACGAGCCCAAGCTGGTGGCCAAGCAGCTCTTCGAGGGCGGATTGCGCGAGGCCATCCCGGGATTGACACCGTCAGAGATGGCCCGCGCCGTCGAGGCAGGCTTCCTCGCCCTGCGGGCCTTCAACAACAGCCTGCGCAAGAAATCCCGCGAGGTGCTCGAGTGGTGCGCGCGGGAGAACCGAGCCTGCCTGCTCGTGCTCGCGCGCCCGTACCACATGGACCCGGGCATCGGCCACGAGATCGAGGGAGATCTCCAGGCCTATGGCTATCCCGTGCTCTGGGCGCAGTACTTCCCCACCGACCCCGACCTGCTCGAGTGGGCCTTCGGGGAGGACCTTCGCGCGGGGATCATCAAGTCCCCGTTCGACATCCACGACGTGTGGCCGTCCTCGTACAGCGCGAACACGAACGAGATCCTCTGGGGCGCCAAGGTGGCCGCGCGCATTCCGTGGGTGGCCTGCGTGGTCAGGCTCTCCAGCTACGAGTGCGGCATGGATCAGCCGACCTACACGCCGGTGCAGCAGATCGTGGAGCGCTCGGGCACGCTCTTCTTTTCCTTCCAGGATCTGGACTCGACGAAGCCTGCCGGCTCCGTGAAGATCCGCGTAGAGACGATCACGCACTATCTCGAGAAATACGCCGCGGCCATCATCGAGAAGAAGAAGGCCGCCATGCCGCCGGGGTGCCCATTGCCCTCGCAGGCGGCTGAAAAGGGCCCATCTGCTTCGTTGGCGCCCTCGACCGCAGGTTCAACGTAG
- a CDS encoding ABC transporter substrate-binding protein, translating into MIRPRDFTLAVTLACALLAGGPATDAAAQTKPEGEMRWALYVTLSPVWFDPAEVSGQLTPFWVLYALHDALVKPMPGNLMSPSLAESWTVSPDQRVYEFKLREGLKFHNGDPFTAEDVKFSFHRAKGSKVLRDKVREVVIVSPSRVRFVLHEPWPDFMTFYGTMVSGAGWVVPKKYVERVGDDGFKKAPVGLGPYKFVSHTPGVELVMEANEDYWRKVPSVKRLVYKSVLESTTRMAMLKRGEVDIAYLLDVPQAQEVKRDPNLKLAFSGGIGIFYLDFLDQWDPKSPWHDRRVRLAANYAIDRQALSDAETLGASKPAGNHVPRTFEFALPLEPYPYNPARAKQLLAEAGYPNGFDAGELHQLPPYFSLGEAIVQYMQAVGIRLKMRPMERGAYIALISSKKAKGLCVCSTALYGNAASRISEIIPSDGAYAYGGYPDIDALYKQQALETDRKKREVMLHQIQRLVYERVRYGPIYEYIWPSGIGPRVAEPALMLINPYPWSAPLEDVRLKKQ; encoded by the coding sequence ATGATTCGCCCACGCGATTTCACCCTGGCCGTCACGCTCGCGTGCGCGCTGCTCGCGGGCGGGCCCGCCACCGACGCTGCGGCCCAGACCAAGCCCGAAGGCGAGATGCGCTGGGCCCTCTACGTGACGCTGTCACCGGTCTGGTTCGATCCGGCCGAGGTGTCGGGCCAGCTCACGCCGTTCTGGGTGCTCTACGCCCTTCACGATGCCCTCGTGAAGCCCATGCCCGGGAACCTGATGAGCCCCAGCCTGGCCGAGTCGTGGACGGTCAGCCCTGATCAGCGGGTCTACGAGTTCAAGCTGCGCGAGGGTCTCAAGTTCCACAACGGCGATCCCTTCACCGCCGAGGACGTGAAGTTCAGCTTCCATCGCGCCAAGGGCTCCAAGGTCCTCCGCGACAAGGTCCGCGAGGTGGTGATCGTCAGTCCCTCTCGCGTGCGCTTCGTGCTGCACGAGCCGTGGCCGGACTTCATGACCTTCTACGGCACCATGGTGTCGGGGGCGGGCTGGGTCGTGCCCAAGAAATACGTCGAGCGCGTGGGCGACGACGGCTTCAAGAAGGCGCCCGTGGGGCTCGGACCCTACAAGTTCGTGAGCCACACCCCCGGCGTCGAGCTCGTGATGGAGGCCAACGAAGACTACTGGCGGAAAGTCCCCTCGGTGAAGCGGCTCGTTTACAAGAGCGTGCTGGAAAGCACCACGCGGATGGCCATGCTGAAGCGGGGCGAGGTCGACATCGCCTATCTCCTCGACGTCCCCCAGGCGCAAGAGGTCAAGCGCGATCCCAACCTCAAGCTGGCCTTCTCCGGCGGCATCGGCATCTTCTACCTGGACTTCCTCGACCAGTGGGACCCGAAGTCCCCGTGGCATGACCGGCGCGTGCGGCTCGCGGCTAACTACGCCATCGATCGTCAGGCCCTGAGCGACGCGGAGACGCTGGGGGCGTCCAAGCCCGCGGGCAACCACGTCCCGCGGACCTTCGAGTTCGCCTTGCCCCTCGAGCCCTACCCGTACAACCCGGCGAGGGCCAAGCAACTCCTCGCCGAGGCCGGCTACCCCAATGGCTTCGACGCGGGCGAGCTGCATCAGCTTCCCCCGTATTTCTCGCTGGGCGAGGCGATCGTCCAGTACATGCAGGCGGTGGGGATCCGGCTGAAGATGCGGCCCATGGAGCGCGGAGCCTACATCGCACTGATCTCGTCGAAGAAGGCAAAGGGCCTGTGTGTCTGCTCGACCGCCCTCTATGGAAATGCCGCCTCGCGCATCTCCGAGATCATCCCGAGCGACGGGGCGTACGCCTACGGCGGTTACCCGGACATCGACGCGCTCTACAAGCAGCAAGCCCTGGAGACGGATCGCAAGAAGCGGGAGGTGATGCTGCACCAGATCCAGCGGCTCGTCTACGAGCGCGTGCGCTATGGCCCGATCTACGAGTACATCTGGCC
- a CDS encoding LysR family transcriptional regulator: protein MAMEIDQVEAFVAIVRRGGFTRAAASLHLSQPAVSRRLDLLERELGRPLFDRTRGGARLTEAGQAFLPHAEALLASMRDGAEAVRGLDRTDRGAVTVALVGTLASTALTTRLKRFRRAYPEVKLAIRTALSREVSALVRRGDAALGLRYFADPDPDLVSVPLYGEALVTVCAPTHRLARAQRVTAKMLAGEAWVGFPVRQGSSGESYAETLAERLAALGLSSAEVVVIDSLTAQKRLVEAGFGLGLLPSSSVEEELRAGTLRALPIAAMRLEVPVVLVHRRRGHLSGAARALMALLAERQKAG from the coding sequence ATGGCCATGGAGATCGACCAGGTCGAGGCCTTCGTGGCCATAGTCCGGCGCGGGGGCTTCACCCGCGCGGCTGCCTCCCTTCACCTCTCCCAGCCCGCGGTCAGCCGGCGGCTCGACCTCCTCGAGCGGGAGCTGGGCCGCCCGCTCTTCGACCGGACGCGTGGCGGGGCGCGCCTGACCGAGGCCGGCCAGGCCTTCCTCCCCCACGCCGAGGCGCTCCTGGCCTCGATGCGCGATGGCGCGGAGGCCGTCCGCGGGCTCGATCGAACGGATCGAGGCGCGGTCACGGTGGCCCTCGTGGGGACACTGGCGAGCACGGCGCTGACCACGCGGCTCAAGCGGTTTCGCCGCGCCTATCCCGAGGTCAAGCTCGCGATCCGCACTGCCCTCAGCCGGGAGGTCAGCGCTCTCGTCCGGCGCGGTGACGCGGCCCTCGGGCTGCGCTACTTCGCCGATCCCGACCCGGACCTCGTCTCCGTGCCGCTCTACGGTGAAGCGCTGGTGACGGTCTGCGCGCCGACCCATCGGCTTGCCCGAGCGCAAAGGGTGACCGCGAAGATGCTCGCAGGCGAGGCCTGGGTCGGCTTTCCCGTGCGGCAGGGCTCCTCGGGCGAGTCCTATGCCGAGACGCTCGCGGAGCGTCTGGCCGCCCTCGGCCTGAGCAGCGCCGAGGTCGTGGTCATCGACAGCCTCACTGCCCAGAAGCGGCTGGTGGAGGCGGGCTTCGGCCTGGGCCTCTTGCCTTCGAGCAGCGTGGAGGAAGAGCTGCGGGCGGGCACGCTGCGGGCGCTCCCCATCGCGGCCATGCGTCTCGAGGTGCCCGTCGTCCTCGTGCATCGCCGCCGCGGACACCTGAGCGGCGCCGCTCGCGCCCTCATGGCCCTCCTCGCCGAGCGCCAGAAGGCCGGGTGA
- a CDS encoding creatininase family protein produces the protein MIRLGERTYLEAARLARDPRSVILLPLGAVEEHGPHLPLLVDWLGAEELARRLAPHLRRGGWQPVLAPALPYGVSTLAEEWSGTVSLSRPLVTRLIVEVVRALARHGFRRFVLVNYQADPDHLRAMAAARRALERGRRLRVVYAGFAPDRAANAAMSNPRVLRLLRSPRPESEWHSGELETALMLSVRPALVRRALARKLPPAWVDFRARLKRGARRFREIDRKTRGYFGWPAVARAETATQIMKLRGKLIAAEVIRALGPRGRRSPKRPTR, from the coding sequence ATGATCAGGCTGGGCGAGCGCACGTACCTCGAAGCGGCGCGGCTGGCCCGCGATCCCCGATCGGTAATTCTCTTGCCCCTGGGCGCCGTCGAGGAGCACGGCCCGCACCTACCCCTGCTCGTGGACTGGCTCGGGGCGGAGGAGCTGGCGCGGCGCCTTGCGCCTCATCTCCGCCGCGGCGGCTGGCAGCCCGTGCTCGCCCCCGCGCTCCCGTACGGCGTGAGCACACTGGCCGAGGAGTGGAGCGGAACCGTGTCGCTGTCGCGGCCGCTCGTGACCCGGCTGATCGTGGAGGTGGTCCGCGCCCTCGCCCGTCACGGCTTTCGCCGATTCGTACTCGTCAACTACCAGGCGGACCCCGATCACCTCCGTGCGATGGCGGCGGCCCGGCGCGCCCTCGAGCGAGGACGGAGGCTCCGCGTGGTCTATGCCGGCTTCGCTCCCGACCGGGCGGCCAATGCCGCGATGTCGAACCCGCGCGTGCTTCGACTCCTCAGGAGCCCGAGACCGGAATCGGAATGGCACTCGGGGGAGCTCGAGACGGCGCTGATGCTCTCGGTCAGGCCCGCGCTGGTGCGGCGCGCGCTGGCGCGGAAGCTGCCACCTGCGTGGGTGGACTTTCGTGCCCGGCTGAAGCGAGGCGCTCGTCGATTTCGAGAGATCGATCGGAAGACGCGAGGCTACTTCGGCTGGCCGGCCGTGGCGCGGGCGGAGACGGCCACGCAGATCATGAAGCTGCGCGGCAAGCTGATCGCCGCCGAGGTGATCCGCGCGCTCGGCCCGCGGGGCCGTCGCTCGCCTAAGCGCCCGACGCGCTGA
- a CDS encoding SDR family oxidoreductase — protein MRVLVTGAASGIGRATCLRLARDGKASGQAAKVAAVDLGPSPGLDSLCGELKALGAEALPLHADMGEAKEPARVVAEAVKAFGGLDGLVSNAGINRPGPLLSYTLEDWDRMFAVNTRATWLLAQAAHPALKASHGAIVATASMSGSNPHANLGPYGPSKAAVIMLAQVLAQEFGPDGIRVNTISPGMVRTGMTEKAYADPGIAAERNGLVPLGRVATPEDMADVIAFLLSPDARYINGHDLVVDGGVAGNFLGRLPGISRITRS, from the coding sequence ATGCGCGTACTGGTGACGGGAGCGGCGAGCGGAATCGGACGGGCGACCTGCCTTCGCCTGGCCCGCGATGGCAAAGCGAGCGGGCAGGCTGCCAAGGTGGCGGCGGTGGATCTCGGCCCTTCGCCCGGGCTCGATAGCCTGTGCGGCGAGCTCAAGGCGCTGGGCGCGGAAGCTCTCCCGCTGCACGCGGACATGGGTGAGGCCAAGGAGCCCGCGCGCGTGGTCGCCGAGGCGGTGAAAGCCTTCGGCGGCCTCGATGGGCTCGTGAGCAATGCCGGCATCAACCGGCCGGGCCCGCTGCTCAGCTACACCCTGGAGGACTGGGACCGGATGTTCGCGGTCAATACACGGGCGACCTGGCTCCTCGCCCAGGCGGCCCATCCGGCCCTCAAGGCCTCACATGGCGCCATCGTCGCCACGGCGTCCATGTCTGGCAGCAACCCGCACGCGAACCTGGGCCCCTATGGGCCGAGCAAGGCGGCCGTCATCATGCTGGCGCAGGTGCTCGCCCAGGAGTTCGGCCCGGACGGGATCCGCGTCAACACGATCTCACCCGGAATGGTGCGCACGGGCATGACGGAGAAGGCCTATGCCGACCCGGGCATCGCCGCCGAGCGCAACGGCCTCGTCCCCCTCGGGCGGGTGGCCACGCCCGAGGACATGGCCGACGTCATCGCCTTCCTGCTGAGCCCCGACGCGCGCTACATCAACGGCCACGACCTGGTCGTGGACGGCGGCGTGGCCGGCAATTTCCTCGGCCGCCTGCCCGGGATCTCGCGGATCACGCGGAGCTGA
- a CDS encoding metal-dependent hydrolase yields MPTVLTHPALPLAVGLGLGRQIISRRLLAAGVATSMLPDLDVLAFPLGVHYGSAFGHRGFTHSLAFALAVALVGGCCHRALRAGFSRAFLFILVATASHGMLDAFTNGGLGIAFLWPFSGERYFAPYPVIEVSPIGISRFLSSRGVSVLESELVWVWAPCAVLGVALAIISARLSKPPRATARTLGAR; encoded by the coding sequence ATGCCCACCGTGCTCACCCATCCGGCATTGCCCCTGGCGGTCGGTCTCGGCTTAGGACGGCAAATCATTTCGCGGAGGCTGCTGGCGGCCGGCGTGGCGACCTCGATGTTGCCCGACCTGGATGTCCTGGCCTTCCCGCTGGGCGTTCACTACGGATCGGCCTTCGGCCATCGGGGATTCACCCACTCGCTGGCGTTCGCCCTGGCCGTGGCTCTGGTCGGCGGGTGTTGTCATCGAGCGCTGCGCGCCGGATTTTCTCGCGCGTTCCTCTTCATCCTGGTCGCCACGGCCTCGCACGGGATGCTCGATGCCTTCACCAACGGGGGGCTGGGCATCGCGTTCCTGTGGCCGTTCTCAGGCGAGCGATATTTCGCCCCCTACCCGGTGATCGAAGTGTCGCCCATCGGGATCTCGCGGTTTCTTTCCTCGAGAGGCGTGTCCGTGCTGGAGTCGGAGCTCGTCTGGGTATGGGCGCCCTGCGCGGTCCTTGGCGTGGCGCTGGCCATCATCAGCGCGCGCCTCTCCAAACCTCCGCGAGCTACGGCCAGGACTCTTGGAGCCCGGTGA
- a CDS encoding carboxymuconolactone decarboxylase family protein gives MPETEGYRKGSEMRRKLLGDAYADRINNTTYKDPVMRKFIDVATETVFGALWTRPGLDLKTRTLICVVSDAATGREPELAIHLRMALRQGWTEEELTETLLHMSGYVGVPIIRECMLTASRVFSEVKTESKA, from the coding sequence ATGCCGGAGACGGAAGGCTATCGGAAGGGCAGTGAGATGCGACGGAAGCTGCTGGGCGACGCGTACGCCGACCGGATCAACAACACGACCTACAAGGACCCCGTGATGCGCAAGTTCATCGACGTGGCCACCGAGACGGTCTTCGGCGCGCTGTGGACGCGTCCGGGCCTCGACCTCAAGACGCGCACTCTCATCTGTGTCGTGTCGGACGCCGCCACGGGGCGCGAACCCGAGCTCGCCATCCATTTGCGGATGGCCCTCCGCCAGGGCTGGACGGAGGAGGAGCTGACGGAGACCCTCCTCCACATGTCCGGCTACGTGGGCGTGCCGATCATCCGCGAATGCATGCTCACGGCCTCCCGAGTGTTCAGCGAGGTCAAGACCGAGTCGAAGGCCTAG